Below is a window of Fibrobacter sp. UWB11 DNA.
GGTGGACTGTTCGCATTTCGAAGTAGTTTTCTTTCCACAGAATGCCGCGATGGATGTTGCGGATGGGGACGTTCCTTTTGCGGGCTTCACTGAGAACTTGTTGCCAGTCGGGTTTGCTCTCTTTCATGGAACAATCGCTTGTCCAAAGTTCTTTGACGGGGAACATTTTCAAAATAGATTTTGCGCCTCCGAAATGGTCTTTGTCGGGGTGGGTGATAATGAGTGCATCGAGTTCTCGTACACCGATATGGTGCAAAAATGGTACAATGATGTCTTTGCCGGAATCTTGGCGACTGTTGTCGCCAGCGTCAATGAGAAAATGTTTGCCAGATGGCGTCTTGACGAGATGGCTGTCGCCTTGCCCGACGTCAATTGTTGTGAGAGTCCATGATGGGTGTAAAACTTCGTGATAGCTGTTGTATGCAAAAATGGCTGAAGTGACGAGAATGTACAAAAAAACGTACTTGCGGGCGATATAGTTTTTGCGGCAAACAGGCAATAGTATAATTAATCCTCCAAGTGCAATGAGTGCGGCAGGCGAAAAAGGCCCGACTGTTGTTGAAGCGGCTGCGCCATCCGATAAAATTCTCGTGAGGAGTGAGGCTAATCGTAAAAAGAATCGTGCTGTTGCGCAAAATGTTCCGCTGATAAAGTCAACGGGTGAAAGTTGCGCGAAAAGGCCTGCCTGCATGCCGAGCGAAATGGCGGGAACGATGATGATGTTTCCAAACCATGCAAATGGCGAAAGTGTTTTAAAATGGTGAATGAGGAACGGAGCTGTCGCAAGAGTCGCGCAGAGTGTGACGTATGTTGGGTCGATAGCGAATGCTTGGAATTTTTGCCAAAGTTTATTTTGCTTGAGGCTGTCGGGCAACAGCTTTGTCGGGTTATGCGGTGTCCCTATGATGATTCCTGCTGTGGCTGCAAAAGAAAGCTGAAATCCTGGATTCCATATAACGTTTGGTTCCGGTAGAATGATAAGGAGTAATGCTATTCCTAGACTGTTTAGCGTATTTGCGGGCTTTCCAAATAAAGTGCCAATTTGCGGAATGGCAAACATCATGACGGCGCGACGAACGGCGGGTGAGCCGCCTGTTACGGGAACGTAAACCGCGAGGAGCGCCGTTGCAATGAAAATGACGATTTTGTGCGGTAGGCCTGTGGCTTTAAGAAATATCATGAGCATTCCCGCGAGCAAAACGACGTGGAAACCGCTAATTGCAAGTACATGTACAAGCCCGGAACGCTGAAAATCGCTTCGCAGCACTTCTGGAATTCCGGAGCGATCACCCGCCAATAACCCCATCAGGAGCCCTGTTTCAGCGGGGTCGAGAAACTTTGCAAATCGCCTTTGCAAAAATTGCCGGAATTCAAAAAAGCTCCGTTCGAACGTCCAATTGCCCTGATATGCAGTCCACCGTTTGAACTTGCCGTATGCAGCGAGTCCTTGTGAATTTAGCCACCCTTGCGTATCAAAAGCTCCAGGAACGCTCGGCGGCATTACTGGATACCATGAGGCCTCAAAACAAATGGAATCTCCCGGCAATGGAAGATCTGGCAAGTTTCGCTTTTCGGTCAGGCGTACTTTATAATACCTTCCGCGCGCATTTCCAATAGCGGTTTCCTCGGCAGAATTCGAAACACTGATTATAAACGCGGTTCCTTTGGGGCGCGGTAGCCTAGATTCGACTTTTCCGCACCCTGAATTGCCGATGGCATCATTTTTGCCTGTTACCTCACTAGTAAATTGCTCGCCTTGTGGCTCTAAAATTCTAGGAATTCCCTCATGAACAATAATTCCTATTGCCATGGTCACAAAAATCACCCATTGCAGGTGCCGACGGAAGGAATGAGTGAGCAAAAACACCATTCCAAGCAGAAAAATGGCGAAATTTGGCATGTCTAGGGCTGCCAAAGTCGCTGTTAAAACGATGGCGCTCACAAGAGCGGGTTTCCCGTCCAATGGTGCAATGAGCTCTTTAAACGCCATAAATATTTTTTCTTTAATATTTTTTTTCATTTTCTCAATTCTTTTGTATTTTAAGTGAGTCTGTATTTTATACACGCTTTTGAGGAGTGTTTGGATTAGGAGTTTATGAAAAATTTTTGTAAAAATTTGTGGATCTTGGGGATTCTTTGCACCTTGTGGGCGTGTTTTTTTACATCGTGTTCCGAATCCGTTGACGCTGATGGACATCCTATACTTCCACCTGATTCAAGTCGTCCCATAGTTCATAAACTTTATCCAAATGACTTGGCGAAGAATGATTCTGCTGCCGTTAACCTTGCCCGAGGAATTGCGCTTGTCGTTCATCCGGGGGCTTCTTACTCGCTTTCATTTGATATTGATACAACGCAACCTGCTCCGGAATTGCAATTGTTCCGTACTTATGATTTGAAAAATTCAAAAAATCAGGTGGGAACAGTAAGAGTTCGGACGTTGTCACCTACTATAGTCGGAAATCGATATGTTTATTCTTTTGTTTGTGAAGAAAATAAAATGTCGATATGGTTTACCACGCTTGGAGTTGACGGAGAATATTATAAAGGCAACGTAGAGAATATCAGTTTTCAGGGGCTTGGCTCTTATAGCGACCATTTCTCGATTAATTTGATTGTTGTTGGTTCTATGGTAAATACCCTAGACGGCAAGAATATTGATGAATTGTCGAGTTTTATGCTGAAACTTTTCCGTGAAAAATACTATGGTGTAACGATAGATACTCTCTATGTGCGTTATGCTCAGAATCATCCGACTTTGGGTGCGTATTATCCGGCCGATCAGCCTTGGGTGGCTGGTGTAAGTTCTGAAGATTTGTTTGTCAGTGAATTGACGGGTTGGCCCGAAGAAGGGCTTAGCAATGCGTTGAATATTGTACTTGTGCATAGCATTGGTGAAAATGATGTCATGGGCTTTTCCCGTTTGTTCTCTGGTGTGCTTGGGGCTGGCAATGAAAGTTCAGTCGTGATTGGGGAATACGTAAAAAAATCATCTAACGAATTTGAATTGCTTTCGTCGGACATCATTGCAATGACTGCAGTGCATGAAACGGGGCATTTTTTTGGACTTAGGCACACTTCTACAACGCGACGTGATCTAAACCAGACGATGACTTTGAGTGATGGCACCCCTGTCGTTGTTGGGGACTTTTCGAATATTGAAGATGGTTTGACAGATACCCCGTTTTGTGAATATATTTTAAAGAGTGGTCTTTATAAGCAGGGTGAAAATCCCGAAGGCCATGCTCGTGAACGAGGTACTTATTTGGCGAAGTCTAGCATTTATTCGTGCCCTGATCTTGATAATATCATGTTCCCGGTAACGGTTGACGAACTAGATGATGCTTCGTTTACAAAGCAACAAATGGAAATAATTCGTTCGTCATTGATGATATTCCCGCATTAAAAATGAAAGCTTCTCAATTTTCTGAAAACGCTCAGCTGATTGCGTTTGTATTGCAAAAGGGCTCCGAGTGGGACCCGAATGTTATTGAACTTCTAGAAAAGACTTGGGGTAAGATTCGCCATAAAGGGCGCCTCTTTGCGTTTGATAAGACGGATTACTACAAGCCCGAGATGGGCGAAAACTTGTATCGCGGGGTAGTTTCATTTGAAAAGGAAATTCCGCCAGAGACGATTGCCGAAGAAAAGGAACGTAGCAATGCGCTGGAGCTCACGACCGCATCGGCAGAGACTCCGGAACTGCGCCATGTAAATATCGACATCGGCTATATGGACATGGATAAGGTGGTGCTCCCAAGTTACAAGCGCGGACCGTTTAAGCTCTATGCGGGCAAGGGCGTGTGGCTTGATATGCTTTTGACGTATGCGAAGGGCGTTTTCCACCCGACTGCTTGGGCTTTTGACGATTTTATGAGGAACCCCTACCAGCACGATTTGCAGTTAATTCGCGAAAAATTCAAAAAAGCCCGAAAGGGTGGTTAGTTGTTAGTCGTTGTTCATTGGTAAATGGTCATTAGTTATTAACTAATAACTAGTAACTTAGAACTAGTAACTTGTAATTCCTAATTCCGACTTCCTAACTCCGAACTAATGAGTCAAAACCCATCTCTCAGCTCCCTGTTCTAACTTCTAAGTTCTTTTTCTTGTTATATTACAAGATGATGAATAAGAAGTCTTTACTCCTTGGTCTTTCGACCTTTGCGCTTTTGGCGTGCTATAGTCCGGATCCGTTTGTTGCGGATTATTCCGAAAATTCTGGTTCAGGCAGCGAAGAAACCGCAATCGGAAAATTATTTCCGGTAGATGGTGACGAAAATAATGCCCAGCAAACCTGCAATCCTTCGGTCTCGCAAGATACCGTGAATTTCCCGGCATCGATGCTTTGGCTCAACTTTACCAAACTTAAGGTGAATAAGCATGATGCAGGCTATTCTGTGACTGACGTAAGGCAGCATGACCGCTTGACGGTTTCGGATACCGCAAATAATGTAAAGTGGTATTTGATGATCGACGAAGATAAGGGAGAATGCCAGTTCCAGGATCCGGAATGGAGTACGCATGCGGACTACATCGTGGCTTTGCGTGGCAAGCGCTTCGATAGCAATCAGTCTTGCGGCGATGCTCTAGACTTTGGTATTTTTGCCGTGCGCACCTCGGATAAGAAAAAGTTCTGGTTCAAAGAAGAGGGGATTATCGAAGAGGCTACTCCGCATGTGTGGGTTGACCCTGCGGTAAAATCGGAAGGCGATGGCGATAATTCGTCTGTCGAGAGCTTCTTTGGAACGAAAAACGTACGCCTGACCTATATCGAGGGCGATAAGAATCCGCAAAGAAAAATCGTATTTGTGGACTATGCGAATGACGCTAAGTCTATTCGTCTGAAAAAGCCTGCGGGCCGTGAAGACTGGAATATTGACAGTCCTTTAATTTCGCCGAATGGAAATTTTGTCGTTTACAATATGAAAGACGGGGAATCGACTTGGGAAGCCTATATCCAGGAGTTGTCCGAAAATTCTAAGGCCATCAAGATTGAACGTACAAAAGACATGATGTCTGAACCGGCTCAACCGCATTGGTTTGCGTATAACGGTAGACTGTTTGTGCTGTGGACCGATTTCCCGGCCAATACATCCAAGATGCAGAACAAGGTTAAATTGCTTGAATCATCTGTTCAAGATGGTTCTGCTGGCCGTACATTGATGCGTGAAGTCCGCTTGACTGCGGGGGCCCCTTCGGATGTTGCTGTAGAATGGGTCGGTGATAATCGTGTGGTAACGACTGTGCCTATGATGGGAGGCCGTTCTCCTGATGGCAAGTTCTTGGCAACTGGTACTGACAATGCTTATTTGCTTAAGCTCCCGTGAGGTTCGACATGAAAAAGAATTTTTTGATTGAAGGTTGTTCTCTTGTCGCGCTTGCTGCGGTTGCTTTTTACGCCGGCTTTAATTCGCCTGTAACGCCAGCGACTCCGTGGGAATCTATTGGCGGTTGCGGTGCAGGCGGTTCCGGTGGCGGTTCTGGTGACGGCATCAAGTGGATTGGCCAGGGAGTTTCGGGAGGTTATCTCGAAACGGAAGTCTTTACGAAGTATAACGTGGGGCAGAATTTTTCTGCACTGACTGTGACTCCGCATTTCTCGATTAAGCCTACATGGGATACCAAAGTTGGCGTTTCGATTCCGTTCATGAGCCATCAGGGCGAAGTTCAGTATCGTAGCAATCAACCTCCGACGGATCGCACGACGGGCGGCTTCGGTGATATTTCGTTCGATTTCTCGAAGACGATTGGCAGTGGCGGTGCGGCTTCGCTTTCGGCATCTCTCACAATCCCGACGGGGCAGTACGATATCAAGCGCGGAACGGATGGCGGAAAGGAAATCTTGCCGAGCAGTTTCCAGAAAGGTAGTGGGCTTTATTCGCTTACGCTTGGATGGGACTACAGCCGCGATACGGACAAGGGAATTTGGCTTTACAGTTTGAGCTATACTCATCCGTTTGCAATGCACCTTTTCTCGGGCGAAAATGAATTTAACGACAGCTACTGGAGTGAACTCAATAAACATGGAGACCGCTTCAAGTACCGTTTCAAGCCGTATGGCGAGAACGACCTTGGTGCATTTACGCCTCCGTCCGTTGGCGGTTCTATCGCTTACGGGTATCGTGGACGTTCTGGCATTGTGCAGTCGTTTGGCGTGAACTTCTCTATTCCGCTTGGCGTGGCTTGGATTTCTTCGGAAAAGGAAGGCTCTTACGACCCGAAGCCGGATCCGGATCACCAGGCTTGGTCCATATCGCTTGTGTACGGTTTGGAATTCTCGAACCCGGATTTCCCGGTGTTCCTTGCGTTCTCGCTCCCGATTCACGACAAGGCGGGCGGTTCCGATCCTATGAACGAGTATAGCGAAAAGCCCATGAAAAAGTGGAACGCTCCGGACTGGGGTGACATTGGCCAGCAGTGGACCATCGCCGTCGGCGTTAAAGGAAGCTTCTTCTAGTAGTGTGCTAAGCGCGCGGGTGCGTTTTCTTGAATGCTTCGCGTAAGCGCTCGGCGTTCACGTGCGTGTAAATTTGCGTGGTCGAGATGTTCGAATGTCCGAGCATTTCCTTGACACTCATGATTTCGGCACCATTTTCGAGCAAGTGCGTGGCGAAACTGTGGCGCAGCACGTGCGGGCTCGCTTTACCTTCCCAGCCGATTTCTCGTAACAAATTATGGATGTCATTTCGGAGAGTGCGGACATCGTAAGGCTTTCCGTTTTCGTTTAAGAATACGGGACTTGTGATGTTTGGAGCGTGCCCAGCTTCAATTTCTGCGGCCTTGAATTGCTCCAACCAAGTGATTAACGTGTCTGTAATCGGGACGATGCGTTCCTTGTTGCCCTTACCAATCACTCGGACTAGTCTTTCTTTTATCTGTAATTGATTCCAGCAGAGGTTTTGACATTCCGAAATTCGCAGTCCAGAACCGTAAATGAGTTCGAGCAAAAGTCGTGCGCGGATTTGCTGTAATGACGGATTTTCGGGCAACTCCGGGAATTTTTCTTCGGCGAGGTCTTTCTGCCCGAGGAACGATACGAGCCGCTTGGGACGCTTGGGCATGGGAACCGCTTCGGCGGGATTCTTCTGCAAAATCTTGGAACGGACGAGGTATTTGCCAAAGCTTTTAAGAGCGGCGAGGTGTTCGCAGATGCTTGTAGGTGCGAGTTTCTGTTTGATTTTCAAATCCCACACAAAATTCTTGACGTTTGTTTCGGAAAAAGAGTCGAGCGTCACAACTTTTGAAGCCCCACTTTGGGCGGTGTGTCCATTGCTGGTAAGCATCGCGAGGTATTTTTCCAGCGATTTTCGGTATGTTTCGACAGTTCTTTCGGAATACCTGCGCTGAGTTTGCAGATATATCAAAAAATTTTGGATGTATTCGTCTAAAAGCATTGTCGTCTGTTGTTTCCACAAGAAAAAATAGTCTATATTAGTTGTCACCAAATGTCTTTTTTGAAAAAATTTATTTCTTTGCGGATTTGTTTCGCTGCCAGTGCGATTGTGTCGACCGCTTATGCTGCCGACCGCGTTGTGGGGGCGAACGCAACTCTTGATATAGAACCGGGTGCGCGTTCTGCGGCCTTGGGTTCAGCGACTTTAGCTGTTGAAGGTGATTATCTCGGACTTGGCACGAATGCGTACCAGCTTACGCAGGCGAAGTACATGTGGGCATCCTTCTCGCATACGGCCTATTACGAAGACACCAAGTATGATTACGCGTCGATGGTGATCCCGCTCCCTAAAAATCAGGGCTTGGGGGTTTCGTTCTCACGTTTTGGCGCCGATGACATTCCTTACATCCGTGAAGGCGATCCGCTGCCGGAAGGCTCGGACTACAACACGCTTTCTATTGCAGACTGGGTGTTTTCTGTCGCTTGGGGCCGTCGCATAATTGACCGATTGGACTTGGGCCTTGCGTTCCATGTGCTTTACCGCGATATGGACCAGAGCGGCTGGGGCTTCCGTGGCGATGCTAGTGCACGGTACCAGATTAAGGATGACTTTTACGTTGCTGGCCTTTTGAAAGGTTGGACTTCGTCGGCAACCTCCTGGGAGTCTGGCGAGTTTGAATATTCCTCTCCCGAATTTTACTTGGCCTTAAGCTATAGCTTGCCGGTACAATACCTCTATGGTAAGTTCAATTTCTACTGGCAGAGTGCAGGCTTTTTCCATCGTGAAGCTCGAGATTTGGATTTTGAAACCGATACTAACGGCAAACGTATTTGGGAAAATCCTCTGGATTGGCTGTCTGGCTGTCGTGGTGGTGTCGAATTTGCATTTGACTTTGGGCTTAAATTGCGTGCCGGTCTCAGCAGTTTTACGACTTTCAAGAGTGTAACGGCGGGTGCTGGTCTTACGATTGCTAAGTTCCTCGTTGTGGATTACGCATTTGAGTCGCATCCGGTGTTTTCTCCGGTGCATCGTGTGAGTGTTAGCTTTAGCCCGTACCTCTTTGGCCATAAGCCAAGAGAAGAAGGTCATTTGAGCAAAACTGCAGCTGCAAAGAAACTTGTAACCGAAGAAGAAGTACCTGCTGAAGATTTTGTGGAAGAACGTGTCCAGGAACCGGTTGCTCCGCAGGTAGAACCGGTTGTGGAAACTGTTGCTCCAGTAGATTCTGTTGTGCCTGCTGCGGATGTTCCTTTGGTGAATCCAGGTGTAAATGAGCCTAAAACATCGACGGAACCTACAACGTCGACTGTGCCACAAACGCCTGTTCAAGCGCCTGTAACTCCGGCATCCACAACTCCGATTATTGAAACGGACGACGAAATCTTGGAATAGGAGACTGCATGATGGCTGAAATAAGAAGTGTGGGTTTATTCCTTTTGCTTCCGGCTCCACTCAACCCGATTGGAGCTTTTGATGCAGAAGCGTTCAAGGCAAATTTCCGTTCCGTGCTGGAGGAAAATCCTCAAGCCAAGTTTATCGGAGTCAACCTCTCCGGGCTTGATTTTGTCTATAGCGATGCCTACAATGCCTTTATGCAGTTCCATCAGGAACTTTCTAAGCGAAAGGGAACGTTCGCTGTGCTTGCGGATAAAGAGTCTCTTGCGAAAAGTCTTAAGAAGGTGGGACTTGAACGCTTTATTCGTATCTTCATGAACGAAGCGGACATGTATTCCTATAAGCCGGTCGATAAGAAAACATCGAACGCGCCTGCTTCTATTAAACCGATTGTAATTCTTTCGCAGCCAATTCCGCAACCTGCGCCTCAACCGGTGCAAAAAACAGAGCAAAAACCAGAACCTACGCCTGAACCGAAAAAAGAGACTGTGGAAGTTCCCCAACCGCAACCGGTTGAACCGAAAATTATGGATAAGAATCCGTTGGTGGATGAAACCCCGTCGTCGAAGGGTTCTCTCGTTGCTGTATTTGTGCTCTTGCTGATTGTTGCTGCTGTTGTTTCTTATCTTGTCTTGTAATCGATGGCTGTAGAATTTTCAGAGTATCAAGGGAAAAAAAGAAGAAAGCGGGTCCGTCGCAAATTCCCGTTGATAAGGATCATTTTAGTTTTCTCCTTAATCATTGTGGCCTACACGAATGGCTGGTTCCACAAGTTGGTGGACAAACTTCCTCTGCCTGGAAATGAAGAACCGGTTCCTGTTGTTGTTGAAGAATGGATTGCCGGCTGCACGTCCTATGACGGGACCCCGTTTGAACTCCAGAAGGGCTATGCGCAGTGCTCGTGGATTGTGAACGATTCCCTCACTCTTCCAAATTCATTCTTGCGCTACGTGAAAAATTTAGCAAGTGATGGTGCTAAGATTCACTGGGTTGCATCCAAGAAAGATTTTGGCGACGCACTCCTTGTTGTTCTTGAAGATACTACCCGCAACGTTTTTTTGCACATGACGCGCGAGGATTCTTCGAAGGTTTGGATTTCGAGCAAGACCGGTTGCCTTTTCCCGGGACCGTGCCCGCATGTTCCGCTCGGATGGTCTGCACTTGCAATTGTAGACAACTTTGACTTTGAAGGCTTGGAACAATTGCTCTCGGCGGATCTCTTTAAAGGTCTTGGCGAAGCCCCGATTTACCCTGTGCTTCCGGGAATTGTGCTAGAAGCGGGCCGTGATTCGCTTGGCATGTTCGTAGAACTCAATCACGGGAATGGCATCACTTCGCGTATGTTTGGCATTGGCTCATGGAAAATGGCGCCTACAGTTGGCAAGACTCTTGGCTTTAATGATGCTGTCGGTCGCCTCTCGCCGCAGGACAGTTCCTCGTTCTTCTTGACGATTCGCCAAAATGGTTTG
It encodes the following:
- a CDS encoding STAS domain-containing protein yields the protein MMAEIRSVGLFLLLPAPLNPIGAFDAEAFKANFRSVLEENPQAKFIGVNLSGLDFVYSDAYNAFMQFHQELSKRKGTFAVLADKESLAKSLKKVGLERFIRIFMNEADMYSYKPVDKKTSNAPASIKPIVILSQPIPQPAPQPVQKTEQKPEPTPEPKKETVEVPQPQPVEPKIMDKNPLVDETPSSKGSLVAVFVLLLIVAAVVSYLVL
- a CDS encoding M23 family metallopeptidase; this translates as MAYTNGWFHKLVDKLPLPGNEEPVPVVVEEWIAGCTSYDGTPFELQKGYAQCSWIVNDSLTLPNSFLRYVKNLASDGAKIHWVASKKDFGDALLVVLEDTTRNVFLHMTREDSSKVWISSKTGCLFPGPCPHVPLGWSALAIVDNFDFEGLEQLLSADLFKGLGEAPIYPVLPGIVLEAGRDSLGMFVELNHGNGITSRMFGIGSWKMAPTVGKTLGFNDAVGRLSPQDSSSFFLTIRQNGLFVRWKDFYKATHPVDSAQIAIFKKNLPF
- a CDS encoding tyrosine-type recombinase/integrase, with product MLLDEYIQNFLIYLQTQRRYSERTVETYRKSLEKYLAMLTSNGHTAQSGASKVVTLDSFSETNVKNFVWDLKIKQKLAPTSICEHLAALKSFGKYLVRSKILQKNPAEAVPMPKRPKRLVSFLGQKDLAEEKFPELPENPSLQQIRARLLLELIYGSGLRISECQNLCWNQLQIKERLVRVIGKGNKERIVPITDTLITWLEQFKAAEIEAGHAPNITSPVFLNENGKPYDVRTLRNDIHNLLREIGWEGKASPHVLRHSFATHLLENGAEIMSVKEMLGHSNISTTQIYTHVNAERLREAFKKTHPRA
- a CDS encoding DNA internalization-related competence protein ComEC/Rec2, encoding MAFKELIAPLDGKPALVSAIVLTATLAALDMPNFAIFLLGMVFLLTHSFRRHLQWVIFVTMAIGIIVHEGIPRILEPQGEQFTSEVTGKNDAIGNSGCGKVESRLPRPKGTAFIISVSNSAEETAIGNARGRYYKVRLTEKRNLPDLPLPGDSICFEASWYPVMPPSVPGAFDTQGWLNSQGLAAYGKFKRWTAYQGNWTFERSFFEFRQFLQRRFAKFLDPAETGLLMGLLAGDRSGIPEVLRSDFQRSGLVHVLAISGFHVVLLAGMLMIFLKATGLPHKIVIFIATALLAVYVPVTGGSPAVRRAVMMFAIPQIGTLFGKPANTLNSLGIALLLIILPEPNVIWNPGFQLSFAATAGIIIGTPHNPTKLLPDSLKQNKLWQKFQAFAIDPTYVTLCATLATAPFLIHHFKTLSPFAWFGNIIIVPAISLGMQAGLFAQLSPVDFISGTFCATARFFLRLASLLTRILSDGAAASTTVGPFSPAALIALGGLIILLPVCRKNYIARKYVFLYILVTSAIFAYNSYHEVLHPSWTLTTIDVGQGDSHLVKTPSGKHFLIDAGDNSRQDSGKDIIVPFLHHIGVRELDALIITHPDKDHFGGAKSILKMFPVKELWTSDCSMKESKPDWQQVLSEARKRNVPIRNIHRGILWKENYFEMRTVHPRNDVCVEANEGSITLRLKGLGHSAVLTGDLTIKGEKEIMKTDAYLKSDVLKLGHHGSKTSSSVPFLNAVSPTYAIIPSGRKNKFRHPHKQVTDRLDSLNIPYINTAKKGTITFTFVPDSISYTTMW
- a CDS encoding DUF4416 family protein, producing the protein MKASQFSENAQLIAFVLQKGSEWDPNVIELLEKTWGKIRHKGRLFAFDKTDYYKPEMGENLYRGVVSFEKEIPPETIAEEKERSNALELTTASAETPELRHVNIDIGYMDMDKVVLPSYKRGPFKLYAGKGVWLDMLLTYAKGVFHPTAWAFDDFMRNPYQHDLQLIREKFKKARKGG